From one Magnetofaba australis IT-1 genomic stretch:
- a CDS encoding response regulator, which yields MSQKHHILVVEDDPTSRELLSGYFVNAGYSVTQAHDESSMKNVMAKQNIDVILLDIGLPGRDGLELTREVRARSEVGIILVSSRGDDVDRIIGLEIGADDYVVKPFNERELLARVKSLLRRIDAIKQATREDEPSAVYRFASWTLDPATRKAVSAEQGEQTLTNGEYRLLLAFLNRSGRALSRDQLLDAVSSREWSPNDRTIDVMVNRLRRKLEQDPARPQLFITVHGVGYQFTAQVEKLSPGDPLTASTS from the coding sequence ATGAGCCAGAAGCACCATATTCTCGTGGTAGAGGATGACCCCACCTCCCGAGAACTACTGAGCGGCTATTTTGTCAACGCAGGTTACAGCGTGACGCAAGCCCATGACGAATCCAGCATGAAAAACGTCATGGCCAAACAGAACATTGACGTGATCCTGCTGGATATCGGGCTGCCAGGGCGCGATGGCCTCGAATTGACGCGCGAAGTCCGCGCGCGCTCCGAAGTTGGGATCATTCTGGTGTCCTCGCGCGGCGATGATGTGGACCGCATTATCGGACTGGAGATCGGCGCCGATGATTACGTGGTCAAACCCTTCAACGAACGGGAGCTGCTGGCGCGGGTCAAGAGTCTGCTGCGCCGCATCGACGCCATCAAACAGGCCACACGTGAGGATGAGCCCTCCGCAGTCTACCGCTTCGCTTCCTGGACGCTGGACCCCGCCACCCGCAAAGCAGTGAGCGCGGAGCAGGGTGAGCAGACGCTGACCAACGGCGAATACCGCCTCCTGCTGGCGTTTCTCAATCGCAGCGGTCGTGCGCTGAGCCGTGACCAACTGCTCGACGCAGTGAGCAGCCGCGAATGGTCTCCCAACGACCGCACCATCGACGTCATGGTCAACCGCCTACGCCGCAAGCTGGAGCAGGATCCGGCCAGACCGCAACTGTTCATCACCGTTCACGGCGTAGGATATCAGTTCACTGCGCAAGTGGAGAAGCTCTCCCCAGGCGACCCCTTAACCGCGTCGACCTCTTAA
- a CDS encoding methyl-accepting chemotaxis protein, giving the protein MEASLKSLSQAFDAYVEQGGKLAQAYIDDGPAGGNPLMASFDAAVERMLQQLTPLVENAEKEFDEDIHHIEEQMESANWVIGATFGIGLLFLIIISTMIVRSILQQMGAEIADLLASVSRMSRGDLTAPLSASNNKSLASCAEHMRSGLAQIVRTLNLQSRTVSAVISELSEANQSLQKDSNRSYLLARQVVEENNQIDEKTRQLSHELGQANDNIQTLKETANDLSGNVTSIAAASEQASQNVNTMAAAAEQMTGNISSVNTSLGSVSEAVTEVSEAVSTLTHSLSNVRDKCVEADHRSNDAQEFSHQTMNTMAELTTSAQEIVKVVSMIKNIADQTNMLALNASIEAAGAGEAGQGFAVVANEVKELAQQTTEATKTIDAQTQKIQQKSQQASDASRNVTEMIEQIALTNQEISNQVDDQTGQVAGVSDSMQRVKQASGEVARNAQELHNASSEVARAATEAATGTMEIARSAEGVAQGAGRVADNANSAADRMEVVQDNAQGIFAASANVQKMMLQAMDLSNFVDGAIAHEAMLATINAESGRALSAAAQQFEITAEPFDVEAVKQAHMKWLGRLVGAIRGRSQLKPDDVSTARECAFGKWYYGPAQELFGQEPLFVTLGETHVKVHDTARAVATLVANGQTKQAQDELARFDAMRKKLFDELDKLYVSH; this is encoded by the coding sequence ATGGAAGCAAGCCTGAAGTCCCTTTCACAAGCTTTTGACGCTTATGTGGAGCAAGGCGGAAAATTGGCGCAAGCCTACATCGACGACGGTCCAGCTGGCGGCAATCCGCTGATGGCCAGCTTTGACGCTGCCGTGGAGAGAATGCTGCAGCAATTGACCCCCTTGGTGGAGAACGCCGAGAAGGAGTTTGATGAGGATATTCATCACATTGAGGAACAGATGGAGTCCGCCAACTGGGTTATCGGCGCCACCTTTGGCATCGGGCTGCTGTTTCTGATTATTATCAGCACGATGATTGTGCGCAGTATTCTGCAGCAGATGGGCGCCGAGATCGCCGATCTTCTGGCCAGCGTCAGTCGCATGTCGCGCGGCGACCTGACGGCGCCGCTGTCCGCCTCCAACAATAAATCCCTGGCCTCCTGCGCCGAACACATGCGCAGCGGTCTGGCGCAGATTGTGCGCACTCTCAATCTGCAATCGCGCACCGTCTCGGCGGTGATCAGCGAACTCAGCGAAGCCAACCAGAGCCTGCAAAAAGACTCCAATCGGAGCTATCTGCTGGCCAGGCAAGTGGTGGAGGAGAACAACCAGATCGACGAAAAAACGCGCCAATTGAGCCACGAATTGGGGCAGGCTAACGACAATATCCAAACCCTCAAAGAGACCGCCAACGACCTCTCCGGCAACGTCACCTCCATTGCCGCAGCCTCCGAGCAGGCCAGCCAGAATGTCAACACCATGGCCGCCGCCGCCGAGCAGATGACGGGCAACATCTCCAGCGTCAACACCAGTTTGGGCAGCGTCTCCGAGGCGGTCACCGAAGTCTCTGAAGCGGTCTCCACCCTCACCCACTCACTGAGCAATGTGCGCGACAAGTGCGTCGAGGCCGATCATCGCTCCAATGACGCCCAGGAGTTCTCGCACCAGACCATGAACACCATGGCCGAACTGACGACCTCTGCGCAGGAGATCGTCAAAGTGGTGAGCATGATCAAAAACATCGCCGACCAGACCAATATGCTGGCCCTCAACGCCTCCATTGAGGCCGCTGGCGCCGGCGAAGCGGGTCAGGGCTTTGCGGTGGTGGCCAATGAGGTCAAAGAGTTGGCCCAACAGACCACCGAAGCGACCAAAACCATCGATGCGCAGACGCAAAAGATTCAACAGAAGAGCCAGCAGGCCTCAGACGCCAGCCGAAACGTCACCGAGATGATCGAGCAGATCGCCCTGACCAATCAGGAGATCTCCAACCAGGTGGATGATCAAACCGGACAGGTGGCCGGGGTCAGCGACTCCATGCAGCGTGTCAAACAGGCCTCCGGCGAAGTGGCGCGCAACGCCCAGGAGCTGCATAACGCCTCCAGTGAAGTGGCGCGAGCCGCCACCGAAGCGGCCACCGGCACCATGGAGATTGCGCGCTCCGCCGAAGGGGTCGCCCAAGGCGCCGGCCGCGTGGCGGACAACGCCAACTCCGCAGCCGACCGCATGGAAGTGGTGCAGGACAACGCCCAAGGGATCTTCGCCGCCTCGGCCAATGTGCAGAAGATGATGCTGCAGGCGATGGATTTGTCCAACTTTGTCGATGGCGCTATTGCTCACGAGGCGATGCTGGCCACCATCAATGCGGAGTCCGGCCGCGCTCTCTCCGCCGCCGCGCAGCAGTTTGAGATCACCGCAGAGCCGTTCGACGTGGAAGCGGTCAAACAGGCGCATATGAAGTGGTTGGGGCGCCTGGTGGGGGCGATTCGCGGACGTTCGCAATTGAAGCCGGATGACGTCAGCACGGCGCGCGAGTGCGCCTTTGGCAAATGGTATTACGGGCCGGCGCAGGAGCTGTTTGGCCAAGAGCCGCTGTTTGTCACGCTGGGCGAAACCCACGTCAAGGTGCATGACACCGCCCGCGCCGTAGCCACTCTGGTCGCCAACGGACAGACCAAACAGGCGCAGGATGAACTGGCGCGTTTTGACGCCATGCGTAAGAAGCTATTTGATGAATTGGATAAACTGTACGTGTCGCACTAA
- a CDS encoding response regulator has protein sequence MSTETGAGDFWSWGVGVVLWLGVGVAHWFTRRQESAPQPEPPDATNWTEDLLGSEALVVIGAESEYGAVASTLEQSGCLVTSARDGMEALRCCHEALFDVVILDRDLAGLSTAECVRRVRAMGDAARANVPVVILGSQNDEALAGVDGDGWAPPGANAERIGQIVAQAMQARAQRDAHPRQVDQGPGAVELATEAEPVAAALFDAERLMTAQQALGRERTAGLLPKFADNAKQLLERAQESLAHGDWPAAEAAYHRLAGSAGQMGFLALSQWARGQENLLQQGRTQTVCGRAHTAQDLCARSMAQAQLWLDEQG, from the coding sequence ATGAGTACAGAGACGGGGGCGGGGGATTTCTGGTCCTGGGGGGTGGGCGTTGTCCTGTGGCTCGGCGTTGGCGTCGCACATTGGTTTACGCGGCGGCAGGAGTCTGCGCCGCAGCCGGAGCCGCCGGACGCCACGAATTGGACGGAGGATCTGCTGGGCTCTGAGGCGCTGGTGGTGATTGGCGCGGAGTCAGAGTATGGCGCAGTGGCGTCCACTCTTGAGCAGTCCGGGTGTTTGGTCACCAGCGCCAGGGATGGTATGGAGGCGCTGCGCTGTTGTCACGAGGCGCTGTTTGATGTGGTGATCCTGGATCGGGATCTGGCTGGTCTCTCCACAGCAGAGTGCGTGCGTCGGGTGCGGGCCATGGGGGATGCCGCCCGCGCCAATGTTCCCGTGGTGATTTTGGGTTCTCAGAACGACGAGGCGTTGGCGGGAGTCGATGGCGATGGCTGGGCGCCGCCTGGGGCGAATGCCGAGCGCATTGGTCAGATTGTGGCGCAGGCGATGCAAGCCCGCGCGCAGCGTGATGCGCATCCGCGGCAAGTGGATCAAGGGCCCGGCGCAGTTGAACTTGCCACAGAGGCGGAGCCTGTTGCGGCGGCGTTGTTTGACGCGGAGCGATTGATGACGGCACAGCAAGCTCTGGGGCGCGAACGCACGGCGGGCTTGCTGCCCAAGTTCGCCGATAACGCCAAGCAACTTCTTGAACGCGCGCAGGAGAGCCTGGCGCATGGGGATTGGCCTGCGGCGGAAGCGGCCTACCATCGGTTGGCTGGGTCCGCTGGGCAGATGGGATTCCTGGCGCTTTCGCAATGGGCGCGGGGGCAGGAGAATCTGTTGCAGCAGGGGCGAACCCAAACGGTGTGTGGGCGGGCGCACACAGCGCAGGATCTGTGCGCTCGCTCAATGGCGCAAGCACAGCTCTGGTTGGACGAGCAGGGGTGA